The sequence below is a genomic window from Paenibacillus silvisoli.
GAGTGGATGTACCGCTATGCGGCGGGCCTGAACCCGGTTGAGGATAAGCCAGGCTTCAAGCGCGTTCGATTGGCGCCGCAGTCGGACTTCCGGCTGCGCTATGTGCAAGCCTCCCTTCGCTCGGCAGCGGGTCAGTACGAGAGCCGCTGGGAATTGGACGAGGATGGCAAATTGAGCTTCCGCTTCGTTATCCCGTTCGACGCCTCGGCTGCGGCGGTTCTTCCCGACGCGAAGCTTGAAGAGGTGTACGTGAACGGCAAGCCGCTCGCCGAAACGGGGATCGCTGCGACTCAAGGCGACCGAAGCGTCACGGCAGAATTGACAAGCGGAACGTGGGAGTTCGCTTATATGCCCGAGATCGCGTATATCAAGCGCTGCAGCTCGCATTCGGCACTGGGTGAGTTGATGCGGATCGGGGAAGCCAAACGAGTATTGTGCGACGTTTTGCCTCAATTTAAAGAGCTGCCGCAGGATATGATTTCGAATTTCGGCACGAGGACCATCCGCGAGTTGTCGACGGTCTCCTTTATGAAAATTTCGCCGGAAGCGCTGGAGGAGCTGGATCGCGCCTTGAAGCCGATCAAGGCGATCGCCGATTGAACGTGAAAGAGGCCCCCGTTACAGGCCGTTACAGGGGCCTCTTTGCTTTGCGGTACGCCATCGGCACCATGCCTTTGCGTTCGCGGAAGATGCGGGCGAACGTCTTGTACGAGCCGAAGCCGACCTCGAGCGCGACATCGACGACGCTGTAATCGGTCGACACCAGCAGGCTGCTCGCATGGCGAAGCCGGAGGTCGTGCACGAAGTGGACGAACGTTTGGCCGGTCGTCTCCTTGATCACTTCGCTGATGCGGGAGACGCTCATTCCGAACCGCTCCGACAGCTGCGACAGCGTCAGCTCCTCCCGGTAGTTGCGGTGGATGTAGTGGATGATCGGCCAGACGGACGCGCTTGTTTTGGCGTGAGAGGCGGCTGAAGCGAACGGCGGACTTTGCAGGCCCGGGACGTCAACCTCGGTTTCCGTCGTTCGTGCCGCCTCGGCCGTTCTCGCTAACGCTTTGCGCTCGCGGTCGAAGCACACGAGCAGCTCCTTCAATCTTGCCTGCAGCATCGTCTGCCGCCACGGTTCCTCTCCCCTGTACTCCTTCAGCATGTCGGCTGCGAGAAATCGCACTCGTTCCTGCATGTGTCCGGTGAACGTTGTGTAAGGCTCAAGCGAGCTAGGTTCGATCAAGTCGGCCAAGCCGTCGCCATGGCCTGCGCCCATCAGCAGATCCATGCTGAAATTGCAGTTATAGAGGACGAGCGTGCTGCCCGGTTCGGTAAAGATTTCATGCACCTGGTAAGGTTGGACGAACGTGAACGTGCCTGGCGCCATTTCGTGCTTGACGTCATTGATGCTCTCCCAGCCGCGTCCTTCGACGACGTACGAGAATTCGAGAAAATCGTGCCGGTGCGCCCGGAATCCCTGCTTGAGCGAGTTGAGGCTCATATGCAGCGGGAAGGCGGTATCCATGTTCGGGTAATTTTTCAAGTAGTCCGGAAAAAAGGTCATCGCGATCGCGGCCTCCGAAGAAATGGGACGTTTTTCGAAATATGAGTCAAGCTTTTTTCTATCTCCTACTTTATCATAGATAGGGCAGGAGATGTGATAGTCCGAGGAGGCAGATGGATTAACATGGCTATTCGTATTGGCATCATTGGCGCAGGCAATATCGGCAGCGTTCACGCATCCCAGTTTTCGCAGCTTGGCGAGCTCTGTCAACTAACCGCAATTACGGACGCGTTTCTGCCTCTGGCAGAGCAGCGGGCGCGGGAATACGGCATTGCCGAAGTGATGGCATCGCCGGAGGCGCTTATTCGAAGCGAAAATGTGGATGCCGTCATCATCGG
It includes:
- a CDS encoding AraC family transcriptional regulator, which codes for MTFFPDYLKNYPNMDTAFPLHMSLNSLKQGFRAHRHDFLEFSYVVEGRGWESINDVKHEMAPGTFTFVQPYQVHEIFTEPGSTLVLYNCNFSMDLLMGAGHGDGLADLIEPSSLEPYTTFTGHMQERVRFLAADMLKEYRGEEPWRQTMLQARLKELLVCFDRERKALARTAEAARTTETEVDVPGLQSPPFASAASHAKTSASVWPIIHYIHRNYREELTLSQLSERFGMSVSRISEVIKETTGQTFVHFVHDLRLRHASSLLVSTDYSVVDVALEVGFGSYKTFARIFRERKGMVPMAYRKAKRPL